In a genomic window of Rhopalosiphum maidis isolate BTI-1 chromosome 4, ASM367621v3, whole genome shotgun sequence:
- the LOC113547884 gene encoding organic cation transporter protein-like, with protein MTKKTIDIDGLLEEVGEFGNYQKLYIFFLGLSLLFTASSTMSFVFTTGDMNYRCLINGCDSASETTVDYWPIWLNRTVPFDNDDHRLAKCSQYVRHNSVDTNKTDKRIFQCDDSDFNKSLSVQCEEFVFESGGETTIVSAFNIFCKNNKWKLTIVGSLNNIGQFFSLPISGFLSDKYGRKNIIIIGSVLAATCGILRGLSINYTMFLVLEFFDAFFSGGVYSATFIMGIGLVGAKHRVFASTVLSAYYPIGEALVGVLFWYVQDWRKFLIFVNLPGLCFALAYTIIPESVRWMITAGKINEAIEELKYIAKFNGKKLSEESLKKLEAFRSTNEKEIEIEETRKRRTTSCSSQQAFKRAMTSKRIIFRLINCSFCWMINTLIYYGLSMSSGSIVGNRYGNFILCSLVEIPALFLVIKIMNNCGRRESQCATLLVCSSLCISIAFVPKHAVILNVLLYLIGKFSITISFVILYMYTAEMFPTEIRHSLLGICSMFGRIGSMVAPQTPLLVTYFGELSPLLLFSGSALLSGLLALLFPETLNKKMPDTVLEAEQIGNSTS; from the exons aacgATCGACATCGACGGATTATTAGAAGAGGTGGGCGAATTTGGAAACTATcaaaaactttatatattttttcttggaCTGTCGTTACTATTCACGGCGTCGTCCACCATGTCGTTCGTGTTCACTACGGGAGACATGAACTAcag ATGTCTGATAAACGGATGTGATTCGGCTTCTGAGACAACCGTCGATTACTGGCCTATATGGCTGAACCGGACCGTACCGTTTGATAACGACGACCATCGGCTGGCTAAATGCTCGCAGTACGTACGACATAATTCAGTTGACACCAACAAAACCGACAAACGCATTTTCCAATGTGACGACAGCGACTTTAACAAGTCTTTGAGCGTGCAGTGCGAAGAATTCGTTTTCGAATCCGGTGGGGAGACAACGATAGTTTCTGCG ttcaacatattttgcaaaaataacaaatggaAACTGACAATCGTAGGGAGCCTCAACAACATTGGTCAGTTTTTCTCGTTACCCATATCCGGTTTTTTGTCAGACAA GTACGGcaggaaaaatattattatcatcggaAGTGTATTAGCAGCAACATGTGGAATTTTACGTGGGTTGTCAATAAATTACACCATGTTCCTGGTATTGGAATTTTTTGATGCTTTTTTTTCCGGTGGAGTTTACAGTGCCACTTTTATAATGG gtATCGGGCTAGTTGGTGCCAAACACAGAGTTTTTGCAAGTACCGTTTTAAGCGCTTACTATCCAATTGGCGAGGCATTAGTCGGAGTATTGTTTTGGTACGTTCAAGACTGGAGAAAATTCTTGATATTCGTAAACTTACCAGGATTATGTTTCGCGTTGGCCTAcac AATTATTCCAGAGTCGGTTCGCTGGATGATCACCGCGGGAAAAATCAACGAGGCCATAGAGGAATTGAAATACATTGCAAAATTCAACGGAAAGAAACTATCGGAAGAAAGTCTGAAAAAGCTTGAGGCGTTTAGAAGCACCAATGAAAAAGAGAtcgaaata gAGGAAACGAGGAAGAGAAGGACGACTAGCTGTTCAAGCCAGCAAGCGTTTAAACGTGCTATGACTTCTAAGCGCATAATATTCCGATTAATTAACTGTTCCTTCTGTTG GATGATCAACACGCTCATATACTACGGTCTGTCGATGAGCTCGGGTTCAATAGTGGGAAACCGGTACGGGAACTTCATTCTGTGCAGTCTTGTTGAAATCCCGGCGTTGTTTTTGGTGATCAAAATCATGAACAACTGTGGTCGGAGAGAGTCGCAATGCGCCACGCTCTTGGTGTGCAGTAGTCTATGCATTTCTATCGCGTTCGTCCCAaaac ACGCGGTCATCTTAAATGTACTCCTATATCTGATTGGAAAGTTTTCAATAACCATTTCATTCGTAATACTGTACATGTACACCGCCGAAATGTTCCCAACGGAAATCCGACATTCTTTGCTTGGCATATGCTCCATGTTCGGCAGAATCGGTTCGATGGTGGCACCACAAACTCCATTATTA GTTACTTATTTCGGTGAATTGTCGCCGTTACTACTCTTCAGCGGATCTGCTCTACTGTCTGGATTACTCGCACTACTGTTTCCAGAAActctcaataaaaaaatgccaGACACAGTTTTGGAAGCTGAACAAATTGGCAACTCTACCAGTTGA
- the LOC113549901 gene encoding gametocyte-specific factor 1 homolog: MESEKTVRCPFNGDHKMPKRTLLLHITRCPDKRKNDSICPFNCFHVVNSEFIEEHKRQCRDRPKLNTSRINDCTNKFEYNECPDSTESTWDDEDLYESPVQGVSGNTVGNQTGYSVKPQSGLTKAQRKKNRKEQQFDKQNSSSNAGK; encoded by the exons AAAAACAGTACGTTGTCCATTTAATGGTGACCACAAAATGCCTAAAAGAACCCTATTGTTACATATAACGAGATGTCcagataaaagaaaaaacgaTTCAATATGTCCTTTTAACTGTTTCCACGTAGTGAATTCAGAATTTATAGAA GAACATAAGCGACAGTGCCGCGATCGGCCCAAGTTGAATACATCAAGAATAAACGATTGCACGAATAAATTCGAGTATAATGAATGTCCTGATTCTACAGAATCAACATGGGATGAT GAAGATTTATACGAGTCACCTGTTCAAGGTGTTAGCGGAAACACGGTAGGAAATCAGACCGGATATTCTGTGAAACCCCAATCGGGTCTTACAAAGGCACAGCGTAAAAAAAATCGCAAGGAACAACAGTTTGAT aagcaAAATTCTTCATCAAATGCTggcaaataa